The following coding sequences are from one Lolium rigidum isolate FL_2022 chromosome 6, APGP_CSIRO_Lrig_0.1, whole genome shotgun sequence window:
- the LOC124660424 gene encoding probable glucuronosyltransferase Os01g0926600: MGKPRVALALAAALALLLSCSDVVVRAQDTERIEGSAGDVLEDDPVGRLKVYIYELPTKYNKKMVAKDSRCLSHMFAAEIFMHRFLLSSATRTMNPEEADWFYTPVYTTCDLTPWGHPLPFKSPRIMRSAVQFISSHWPYWNRTEGADHFFVVPHDFGACFHYQEEKAIERGILPLLRRATLVQTFGQKDHVCLKEGSINIPPYAPPQKMKTHLVPPETPRSIFVYFRGLFYDTANDPEGGYYARGARASVWENFKNNPLFDISTDHPPTYYEDMQRAIFCLCPLGWAPWSPRLVEAVVFGCIPVIIADDIVLPFADAIPWDEIGVFIAEDDVPKLDTILTSIPMEVILRKQRLLANPSMKQAMLFPQPAQPGDAFHQILNGLARKLPHDKGVYLTPGQKALNWTQGPKGDLKPW; the protein is encoded by the exons atgGGGAAGCCGCGGGTAGCGCTGGCCCTGGCGGCGGCGCTCGCCCTGCTCCTCTCCTGCTCGGACGTCGTCGTCAGAGCGCAGGACACCGAGAGGATCGAAG GTAGCGCTGGTGATGTGCTGGAGGATGATCCAGTGGGGAGGCTCAAGGTGTACATCTACGAGCTGCCCACCAAGTACAACAAGAAGATGGTGGCCAAGGACTCCAGGTGCCTCAGCCACATGTTTGCCGCGGAGATATTCATGCACCGGTTCCTGCTGTCGAGCGCGACCCGGACCATGAACCCGGAGGAGGCCGACTGGTTCTACACGCCGGTGTACACGACCTGCGACCTCACTCCGTGGGGCCATCCCTTGCCATTCAAGTCCCCGCGGATCATGAGAAGTGCAGTTCAGTTCATCTCCTCGCACTGGCCCTATTGGAACCGGACAGAGGGTGCTGATCATTTCTTTGTCGTGCCACATGACTTTGGGGCATGCTTCCATTACCAG GAAGAGAAGGCAATCGAGCGAGGAATTCTTCCATTGCTTCGTCGTGCTACGCTGGTACAGACTTTTGGGCAGAAGGATCATGTGTGCCTAAAGGAGGGCTCAATCAACATTCCACCATATGCTCCTCCCCAGAAAATGAAAACTCACCTTGTTCCCCCAGAGACCCCGCGGTCCATCTTTGTGTATTTCCGAGGTTTATTCTACGATACAGCGAATGATCCCGAGGGTGGTTACTATGCAAG AGGTGCTCGTGCATCGGTGTGGGAGAACTTCAAGAACAACCCTCTTTTTGACATCTCGACGGACCACCCACCCACCTACTATGAGGACATGCAGCGCGCCATATTCTGCCTGTGCCCGCTGGGCTGGGCCCCGTGGAGCCCCCGTCTGGTGGAGGCCGTGGTGTTCGGATGCATCCCGGTGATCATCGCGGACGACATTGTCCTGCCCTTTGCCGACGCCATCCCGTGGGACGAGATCGGCGTGTTCATCGCAGAGGACGACGTCCCGAAGCTGGACACCATCCTCACATCCATCCCGATGGAGGTGATCCTGCGGAAGCAGAGGCTGCTGGCGAACCCGTCGATGAAGCAAGCCATGCTTTTCCCGCAGCCCGCCCAGCCTGGCGACGCCTTCCACCAGATTCTGAACGGTCTGGCGCGGAAGCTCCCGCACGACAAGGGCGTGTACCTGACACCGGGGCAGAAGGCGCTGAACTGGACCCAGGGCCCCAAGGGCGACCTGAAGCCATGGTAG